CCGGCACGACCTGTTTTGTCCGGGCGGCGGCAAGTTCGCCGGCGACAAGCAGTCGAGCGGCCTCCCCTCGGCCCTGTTCCGCAATCTCGGCGAGTGGCGTTTCAGCGATGTGACCGCGGCCAGCGGCGCAGGCCAGTCCCCGCATCTTAGCCACGGCTGCGCCGCCGGCGACTTCGACGCCGACGGCTTCAGCGACTTGCTGCTCACCGGCTTCGGCGGCTTGCAGCTCTTTCACAACCTGGGCGACGGCACCTTCGAGGAAGTCAGTCAGGCCGTGGGAATGAACGACACGCTGTGGAGCTCCAGTGCCGCCTGGGCCGACTTCAACGGCGATCAGGCGCTCGACGTCTACATCGACCACTACGTCGATTGGGCGCCGGACAACGATCCCGCGTGCCCCGGCCCGCAACCAGGCCAACGCGAAATCTGTTCGCCGCGCCGGTTCGGTCCGCTGCCGGACGTCATCTATTACAGCAACGGCGACGGCACGTTTCGCGACGCCACCAGCGAGGCGCGGCTGAACGTCGAGCCGGGCAAGTGCGGCAAGGGCCTGGGCGTCGTCGTGGGCGATCTCGACCTCGACGGCGACGTCGATGTCTATGTGGCCAACGACACGGTCGATAATTTTTTATACCTCAACGACGGACACGGCGTGCTCGATGAGGTCGGCCTGTTTCACGCAGTGGCCCGCGACGCCAACGGCAAGGCCGAAGGGAGCATGGGCACCGATCTGGGCGACTACAACCTCGACGGCCTGCCGGACATTTGGGTCTCGAACTTCGAGCAGGAATCGTTCTCGCTGTATCGCAACGAGGGGAATGCCCAGTTCTTACACGTCAGCCAAGGCACGGGCATCACCGCGCTGGGCCAGCTCTACGTCGGTTTTGGCACCGTTTATGCCGACGTCGATCGCGACGGCGATGAGGACTTCGTCGTTTCCAACGGACACGTGATCAACTATCCCAAAGCCGGCCCCATCCGCCAGGAGCCGCTGGTTTTGGTCAACGACGGCGGCCGGTTCGCACGGGCCGTTTTTCCGCCGGGCGGCTACTTTGCGTTGCCGCACCGCGGGCGCGGGCTGGCCAGCTCCGACCTGGACGACGACGGCGACCTTGATTTTGTCTTCTCGCACAACGACGGCGAGCCGAACGCCTTGATCGCCAACGACACGCCGCCGGTCGGCGACTGGTTGCGGGTAAGGCTGATCGGCGTGCGATCGAACCGCGACGCCGTGGGTGCCCGGCTGGTGTTGCACACCTCGGCCGGCGACCAACTCCGCTTGATCAAGGGCGGCGGAAGCTATGAATCGCAATGCGATCTGCGGCCGTTCTGGGGCATACCGAAAGGCGCCGAGGTCAAAGGGCTTTCGATCCATTGGCCGTCGGGCATCGTCCAGCAGTATCCGCTGGATGCAGCCAACCGGACGCTGACGATCGTCGAGCCGCGCGCCGAACGGCCGGTCGATCTCATCGGAGCAGTCATTCGGACGGTCCGGCCCCTTTGCGTCGCAGCGAACCGCTGAACAACAGCATGACCAACAGGATGCTGATGGCCGCCATCGCCACCAGTTGATATTGCGCGATACGCTGTTGCTGTTGCGACTGCTTCACCAGATTGCCGACCTGCCGCGACAGCTCGGCCAGTTGTTCGCGAGTGTCGGGCTGCGGTTGATCCGCAGACCCGTCCTGATCCTCCGGTTCGACCATTGCCAGGCGAAGCGGTGCGACGCCCATTTGCGCCTGGACGTGGCGCGAGGCATCCCGACTCGGTGGATCGTCCGCTTTTACGGCTACAACACACCCTAACGCCGCAGCCCACATCCAGACGGCTCTGCATCGCTTGTTCATAAACACCATCGCCTTAGGTTGCCAATCCTGCGAACTTCGAGAACAATATCGTACCAAGCGCCGGGAGTAGGATAACGCTCTTGGCGCGGGCAAACAAGCACGCGCCGAAACGACGACGGTTTTTCTTGCCGCCGTCGTATTCCGGGCCAGCCGTGGCGACCAGCACCTTGCAGCCGTCACACGGGCGAACTATCCTTTGATTGTTAACACCTTCGACCCGTTTAACCAAGAGCGATCACAGCATGGCCAGAACACCCGCCGACCCAAACAAGACCGATCTGATCCGCCAATA
The Pirellulales bacterium DNA segment above includes these coding regions:
- a CDS encoding CRTAC1 family protein produces the protein MTDKTASSGVTFVYDNGRDAGFHTIIESLGGGIGLFDYDNDGRHDLFCPGGGKFAGDKQSSGLPSALFRNLGEWRFSDVTAASGAGQSPHLSHGCAAGDFDADGFSDLLLTGFGGLQLFHNLGDGTFEEVSQAVGMNDTLWSSSAAWADFNGDQALDVYIDHYVDWAPDNDPACPGPQPGQREICSPRRFGPLPDVIYYSNGDGTFRDATSEARLNVEPGKCGKGLGVVVGDLDLDGDVDVYVANDTVDNFLYLNDGHGVLDEVGLFHAVARDANGKAEGSMGTDLGDYNLDGLPDIWVSNFEQESFSLYRNEGNAQFLHVSQGTGITALGQLYVGFGTVYADVDRDGDEDFVVSNGHVINYPKAGPIRQEPLVLVNDGGRFARAVFPPGGYFALPHRGRGLASSDLDDDGDLDFVFSHNDGEPNALIANDTPPVGDWLRVRLIGVRSNRDAVGARLVLHTSAGDQLRLIKGGGSYESQCDLRPFWGIPKGAEVKGLSIHWPSGIVQQYPLDAANRTLTIVEPRAERPVDLIGAVIRTVRPLCVAANR